The genomic stretch CCACCCGCGTCTCCTGGAAGAGCCGGTCCAGGTGCGCGATCTGGAAGTTGGACACGCCCACCGCCCTGGCGCGGCCCGAGCGGCTGATCTCCTCCATCGCCGTCCACGTCTCCACGTAGCTCCCGACCCCGGGCAGCGGCCAGTGGACCAGGAAGAGGTCGACGTAGTCGGAGCCCAGCTTCTCCAGGGTGCGGTCGAAGGCCGCCAGCGCGGCGTCGTAGGCGTGCGCGTCGTTGTTGAGCTTGCTGGTGACGAACACCTCCGAGCGGGGCAGCCCGGACGCCGCGACGGCCTGGCCGACCTCCTTCTCGTTTCCGTACATCTGCGCGGTGTCGATGTGCCGGTAGCCGGTCTCCAGCGCGGCCAGCACCGCGGCCTTGGTGTCCTTCGGCTCGATCTGGTACGTCCCGAAGCCGAGCTGCGGGATCGAGGTGCCGTTGTTGAGCGTGATGTTCGGGATCTCGGACGCTGAGGGCATCGTGCGCGACTTCCTTGCGTGGTCGGCTGTGTGTGCTCGTTGTGGGTGTCCCGGGCCTGGCCGGGTTCTGCCCGGCGCCCGGAGCGCGCGGCGTACACCGCTCCACCCGGGCCTGCCGGGCGGCCCCGTACCTCCGT from Actinacidiphila yeochonensis CN732 encodes the following:
- a CDS encoding aldo/keto reductase, giving the protein MPSASEIPNITLNNGTSIPQLGFGTYQIEPKDTKAAVLAALETGYRHIDTAQMYGNEKEVGQAVAASGLPRSEVFVTSKLNNDAHAYDAALAAFDRTLEKLGSDYVDLFLVHWPLPGVGSYVETWTAMEEISRSGRARAVGVSNFQIAHLDRLFQETRVVPAVNQIEVHPYLAQDELRAFDADHGIATEAWSPIAQGKVLGDPVVGAVARRVERTPAQVVLRWHIQRGDIVFPKSVTPARVAENFRLFDFELSSQDMAELTALDRGERTGPDPDTFNWVP